In a genomic window of Pedobacter sp. KBS0701:
- a CDS encoding phytase, whose product MKHNSILKFAAFAVLSLTISCNGGIQNGSSAVIKPLYVSDPVDFDTDDPAIWVNQKDPAQSLVIGTDKDSSGGLYVFDLKGKIIKSKTIKGLKRPNNVDIAYGLQLAGKKTDIAVTTERYTHKLRIFSLPDMKAIDNGGIPVFVGETAAEYRDLMGISMYTDPAGKIYAIVGRKTGPKNGGYLWQYLLADDGKGNIKADLVRKFGLYSGKKEIEAIAVDNELGFVYYCDEQVGVRKYYADPAKGNKELALFGQGDFAVDNEGIAIYKTSGNRGYILVSDQGARQLKVYDRVAKANTAQPHPLLTTIKYSANQTDGIDVVSVPLNKDFKHGLLVAMSDDKTFHFYRWEDIAGKKMTSINP is encoded by the coding sequence ATGAAACATAATAGTATATTAAAATTTGCCGCTTTTGCGGTTTTAAGCCTGACCATTTCTTGTAATGGAGGCATACAAAACGGAAGTAGTGCAGTAATAAAACCCTTATACGTATCCGATCCTGTTGATTTTGATACCGACGATCCTGCGATCTGGGTAAACCAGAAAGATCCGGCACAGTCATTGGTAATCGGTACCGATAAAGATAGTAGTGGTGGCTTGTATGTTTTCGATCTGAAAGGTAAAATCATCAAATCAAAAACCATAAAAGGCTTAAAGCGACCAAATAACGTTGATATCGCCTATGGTTTACAGTTGGCTGGGAAAAAGACAGATATTGCGGTTACAACAGAACGTTACACGCATAAACTGCGGATATTTTCTCTTCCCGATATGAAAGCAATCGACAATGGCGGAATTCCGGTTTTTGTAGGTGAAACAGCGGCAGAGTACCGCGATTTGATGGGGATTTCGATGTATACCGACCCTGCTGGAAAAATTTATGCAATCGTTGGTCGTAAAACAGGGCCTAAAAACGGAGGTTATCTTTGGCAATATTTATTGGCTGATGATGGAAAAGGCAATATTAAAGCAGATTTAGTGCGGAAATTCGGCCTGTATAGTGGCAAAAAAGAAATCGAGGCCATTGCCGTTGATAACGAACTGGGTTTTGTTTATTATTGTGATGAGCAGGTAGGTGTGCGCAAGTATTATGCAGACCCCGCCAAAGGAAATAAAGAATTGGCACTATTCGGACAGGGTGATTTTGCTGTTGACAATGAAGGCATCGCTATTTATAAAACTTCAGGAAATAGAGGGTATATTCTGGTATCTGATCAGGGTGCCAGGCAGTTAAAAGTGTACGATAGGGTGGCTAAAGCCAATACTGCTCAGCCACACCCGCTGTTAACCACCATAAAGTATTCAGCTAATCAAACAGATGGCATCGATGTGGTTTCCGTCCCATTAAATAAAGATTTTAAACACGGTTTGCTCGTAGCGATGAGTGATGATAAAACCTTTCACTTTTATAGATGGGAGGATATAGCAGGTAAAAAAATGACTAGTATAAATCCTTAA
- a CDS encoding right-handed parallel beta-helix repeat-containing protein: MKSKQIFKLLILVVLALAGCEKANIDVDTTAVDGSAIGEVFGVWAKGSTQVIKGDIIIPEGKTLTIEEGVTVLMDTVAKPEIVIKGNLYALGTAENPIKFTVNEFYKTSSKKFGKLWGGILAGPTCEELVLDHVILEYAGSTTSDASTSVKMGLYKAKAGENLPALWFANANGKLVVQNSIFRNLQEDCTYIEGGKIIFANNVFYTTGVTGGEAMNFKSGCLADIAYNLVYSTNTNALKLSNTGDKTPQAYIIAYNNTMVNTGWRRPTAKGGSIWLESTVRADLYNNLFANTRFGVKRDPKKPEDSRSAYSNNWYYGFDQATVNQFQPTGDIVGGKNDLISNVAGANDPKFVNYPLNTAVTNADFNTAWDFHLQGNSPALGKGITNFIRHHQAGITMKNGITYSSPSPSTFVGAYGTKI, from the coding sequence ATGAAATCAAAACAGATTTTTAAATTATTAATCCTTGTTGTGCTGGCCTTGGCAGGATGTGAAAAAGCCAATATAGATGTTGATACCACTGCCGTTGATGGCTCGGCAATTGGTGAGGTTTTCGGGGTTTGGGCAAAAGGCAGTACGCAGGTAATCAAAGGCGATATTATAATCCCCGAAGGTAAAACGCTAACAATTGAAGAGGGGGTGACGGTGCTGATGGATACGGTTGCGAAACCAGAAATTGTTATAAAAGGCAATCTGTATGCACTTGGAACTGCAGAAAATCCGATTAAGTTTACGGTAAATGAATTTTATAAAACCTCATCAAAAAAATTCGGAAAGCTTTGGGGCGGTATTTTGGCTGGCCCAACATGCGAGGAACTGGTGCTTGATCATGTAATTCTTGAATATGCCGGATCAACTACTTCAGATGCTTCAACATCGGTTAAAATGGGACTTTATAAAGCAAAAGCCGGAGAAAACTTACCTGCACTCTGGTTTGCCAATGCTAATGGCAAATTAGTGGTTCAAAATAGTATATTCAGAAACCTCCAGGAAGATTGTACTTACATTGAAGGTGGAAAGATTATTTTTGCCAATAATGTGTTTTATACTACAGGCGTAACAGGAGGAGAAGCTATGAACTTTAAATCGGGCTGTTTGGCGGATATAGCCTATAATTTGGTTTATAGCACCAATACCAATGCCTTAAAATTATCTAACACCGGTGATAAAACACCACAAGCTTATATTATTGCCTATAACAATACCATGGTGAATACGGGCTGGAGAAGACCAACTGCAAAAGGCGGATCGATCTGGCTGGAGAGCACAGTGCGTGCCGATCTGTATAATAATCTTTTCGCCAATACCCGTTTTGGTGTGAAAAGAGATCCAAAAAAGCCTGAAGATAGCCGTTCTGCTTATAGCAATAACTGGTATTATGGCTTCGATCAGGCGACTGTAAATCAGTTTCAGCCAACCGGCGATATTGTGGGTGGTAAAAACGATCTGATCAGCAATGTTGCAGGGGCTAATGATCCTAAATTTGTGAACTATCCTCTAAACACAGCAGTTACCAATGCGGATTTCAATACGGCATGGGATTTTCACCTGCAAGGCAACTCACCGGCTTTGGGTAAAGGCATCACTAATTTTATCCGCCATCACCAGGCCGGAATTACAATGAAAAATGGTATCACCTATAGCTCACCTTCACCATCAACATTTGTTGGTGCATACGGAACTAAAATATAA
- a CDS encoding TonB-dependent receptor, whose amino-acid sequence MNKLLQILFLLLFCAGTAHATKLKGHVYDKQTGEAIVGATVVLENPRRVTNTGLDGTFEFKDVKVGAAKISVSYITYRTIEKTLVILKEDNDHLKFYMESDSKSLDDITIKSNAVSSTDQGARRLEKNAPQLMNIVSGKAIEISPDLTVANVMQRISGVSIERNSNGDGQYAILRGMDKRYNYTLVNGVKIPSPDNKYRYVPLDLFPADLLDRLEVYKTLTPNLEGDAIGGAINMVMKNAPGQLQVNANISTGYSQLFFDRKFTSYNASDINYKSPYEVNGKNYNATQNDFSKGTLDYKYKNPAPNLIGSLSLSKRFLDNKLGVVLAGSYQNTYRGSNSTFYNNSVVGTDAYATITSKSYREFSEQQQRTGLHGKIDYVFNKDHQISFYNVYVNLKNQQVRDAVTTTYNKDYDPVVGNAQLVFDTRSRLTKQQIYNSTLHGDHKFFDDKFKVQWSAVYSSAKNDVPENTSISLNGLEQNFQRKRTNLVNTNPVTRRWERNTDEDLAGYLDLTYHVLLGDHKLDIMAGGLYRDKQRSSFFNNYNMAQGADHANDIYGVNFQNYTDLNLVVSNPTGAVANSLTYDATEQTTSGYGMFKYTSAKLEVIGGARVEHTNQGYNLLFPAGESFPKGNQIYTDVLPSLTAKYFLTEKAQLHASYYKALNRPGFYEIVPGKVVNEEFQERGNPNLQRALADNFDLRYELFPGASEQLLVGAFYKRIKNPIEYTFQADAVRGQDIYYSPGNFGTANNYGAEVDYIKYFSKIGVKANYTYTHSRINTTKTTRVINSATGDTEPANVNQERPLYGQSAHIANLSILFKDTKKGWDAQVAGAYTGPRINTVSQFLNNDLWQEGFVQVDASAEKRFKGGISVFVKANNILNTPTKLFIKGTNPANNDIKEDLVKNGNTLIRSDYYGQNYLIGFRYKFN is encoded by the coding sequence ATGAATAAATTATTACAAATTCTGTTTTTACTTCTTTTTTGTGCAGGCACTGCTCATGCCACAAAACTGAAAGGCCACGTTTACGATAAGCAAACTGGAGAAGCCATTGTAGGTGCAACAGTGGTTTTAGAAAACCCAAGGCGTGTAACGAATACCGGATTGGACGGTACCTTCGAATTTAAGGATGTAAAAGTGGGTGCTGCCAAAATTAGTGTAAGCTACATTACCTACAGAACCATCGAAAAAACTTTAGTGATATTGAAAGAAGATAACGATCACTTAAAGTTCTACATGGAGAGCGATTCGAAAAGCCTTGACGATATCACCATTAAGTCAAATGCCGTGAGTTCTACCGATCAGGGGGCCAGACGTTTAGAAAAAAATGCCCCGCAGTTAATGAATATCGTATCAGGGAAGGCCATTGAAATTTCACCAGATTTAACGGTGGCAAATGTGATGCAACGCATTTCGGGGGTATCTATAGAGCGCAATAGTAATGGGGATGGACAGTACGCCATATTAAGGGGAATGGATAAACGCTATAATTATACTTTGGTAAATGGCGTTAAAATCCCGAGTCCGGATAATAAATACCGTTATGTTCCGCTGGATCTTTTCCCTGCTGATTTACTCGATCGTTTAGAGGTGTACAAAACCCTTACGCCAAATTTAGAGGGTGATGCGATTGGCGGCGCGATTAATATGGTGATGAAAAATGCACCTGGTCAGTTACAGGTGAATGCCAACATTTCTACTGGTTACAGTCAGTTGTTTTTCGATCGTAAGTTTACCAGTTACAACGCTTCAGATATTAATTATAAATCACCGTATGAAGTAAACGGAAAAAATTACAATGCTACACAAAACGATTTTAGCAAGGGAACACTCGATTATAAATATAAAAATCCTGCACCTAATTTAATCGGAAGTTTATCTTTAAGTAAACGCTTTTTGGATAATAAACTCGGTGTAGTACTGGCAGGTAGTTATCAGAATACCTACCGCGGAAGCAATAGTACTTTCTACAATAATTCGGTTGTTGGTACAGATGCTTATGCTACAATTACCAGTAAAAGTTACCGTGAGTTTTCTGAACAACAGCAGCGTACCGGTTTGCACGGGAAAATTGATTATGTTTTTAACAAAGACCATCAGATCAGTTTTTATAATGTATACGTTAATTTGAAAAATCAACAGGTTAGAGATGCCGTAACCACAACTTATAACAAGGATTATGATCCTGTAGTAGGAAATGCACAGTTGGTTTTTGATACCCGTAGCCGTTTAACGAAGCAGCAGATTTACAATTCTACGCTGCATGGCGACCATAAATTTTTTGATGATAAATTTAAGGTGCAATGGTCGGCTGTTTATTCTTCGGCGAAAAACGATGTACCCGAAAATACCAGTATCAGTTTGAATGGGTTGGAGCAGAATTTTCAACGCAAACGTACCAATTTGGTCAATACCAATCCGGTTACGCGCAGATGGGAACGCAATACCGACGAAGACTTAGCTGGTTATCTTGATCTGACTTACCATGTTTTATTAGGAGACCATAAGCTGGATATTATGGCAGGAGGTTTATACCGCGATAAACAAAGAAGCAGCTTCTTTAATAATTACAATATGGCTCAGGGAGCAGATCATGCAAATGATATTTATGGTGTAAATTTCCAAAATTATACCGACCTGAATCTGGTAGTAAGCAATCCAACAGGTGCAGTAGCCAATTCCCTTACCTACGATGCAACTGAGCAAACCACTTCTGGTTATGGCATGTTTAAATATACTTCAGCTAAGTTAGAAGTCATTGGTGGTGCAAGAGTAGAACATACCAACCAGGGTTATAATCTTCTTTTTCCGGCAGGAGAATCTTTTCCAAAAGGAAACCAGATTTATACCGATGTATTACCGAGTTTAACTGCAAAATACTTTTTAACAGAAAAAGCGCAGTTACATGCTTCTTATTACAAAGCACTTAACCGTCCGGGTTTTTACGAAATTGTTCCCGGAAAAGTTGTAAATGAAGAATTCCAGGAACGTGGTAATCCTAATCTTCAACGTGCACTGGCTGATAATTTCGATTTAAGGTACGAGCTTTTTCCTGGCGCTTCCGAGCAACTATTGGTTGGTGCGTTCTACAAAAGGATAAAAAATCCAATTGAATATACCTTTCAGGCCGATGCCGTTCGCGGTCAGGATATTTATTATAGTCCGGGAAACTTTGGTACGGCCAATAACTATGGAGCAGAGGTAGATTACATCAAATATTTCAGTAAAATAGGTGTAAAGGCCAATTATACCTATACCCATTCTCGCATCAACACCACCAAAACCACCAGGGTTATTAATAGCGCTACCGGAGATACCGAGCCTGCCAATGTAAACCAGGAACGTCCGCTTTATGGTCAGTCTGCGCATATTGCTAACCTTTCCATATTGTTTAAAGACACCAAAAAAGGCTGGGATGCTCAGGTTGCCGGTGCCTATACGGGACCGCGCATCAATACCGTTTCACAATTCTTAAATAACGATTTGTGGCAGGAAGGATTTGTACAGGTGGATGCATCTGCAGAGAAGCGTTTTAAAGGTGGGATTAGTGTTTTTGTAAAAGCCAACAACATTTTAAATACACCAACAAAACTATTTATAAAAGGTACAAACCCGGCAAATAACGATATCAAAGAAGATTTGGTTAAAAATGGAAACACCTTGATCAGAAGCGATTATTATGGCCAGAATTATCTTATTGGCTTTAGGTATAAATTTAATTAA
- a CDS encoding tetratricopeptide repeat protein produces MTKPICVLIFFLFFITNTYARGDRFESIITLNQKDPTAALAQLKKIYAKAIDDNDELLEGKCLQQMGKICYTQGHFSQSLEFFLKADKIFGNASQSLLLAANLNDAGVLYYYMKQKDKAMHSYSNALGIYKKSNNLTGQVTVLGNIGQLYEKRQLYDSAFYYQKLALKISEKVNDKSEAAKIHENLGSIYEDLEHYDSAYVHFKQSLNLYQEDHNNLGSIEVINNLGDILRKTGRYKESIEQTETALKLAQKMGNIYQLSSCCRDLGKAYELLNNMDSAYHYVKLGYKYTIDLYSEDGARQVAFLQVLYDINKKSEEINKLKNDRKMNRIIAFSATIVVILLVVLGFVIFSRQRLKLRDQQMLARQKAIEHGMTSLELKNLQLEEQNLKQLLEVKSRELSTHTLNLIKHNQFLENLRSTLQAMVKEDKRDQKKQMNQILAEINQSFNHERNWKEFTLAFEQVHHQFLESLKKYSHELTSADMRLIALLKMNLDSADIATLLGISTDSLRVSRYRLRKKLNLAQGDNLSAFIQAL; encoded by the coding sequence ATGACCAAACCCATTTGTGTTCTTATATTTTTTCTATTCTTCATTACGAATACTTACGCCCGGGGCGACAGATTCGAATCGATTATTACGCTAAATCAAAAAGATCCGACTGCAGCCCTGGCTCAATTAAAAAAAATATATGCTAAAGCCATCGACGATAACGATGAACTTTTAGAGGGCAAATGTTTGCAGCAGATGGGCAAGATTTGTTATACACAAGGCCATTTTAGTCAATCTTTAGAATTCTTCTTAAAAGCAGATAAAATATTCGGTAATGCCAGTCAATCGCTTTTATTGGCCGCTAATCTTAACGATGCCGGGGTGCTCTACTATTATATGAAGCAGAAAGACAAGGCCATGCATAGCTATAGTAATGCTCTTGGCATTTATAAAAAATCGAATAACTTAACCGGACAGGTAACCGTTCTGGGTAACATCGGGCAGTTGTACGAGAAAAGACAACTTTACGACAGTGCATTTTACTATCAAAAACTGGCCTTAAAAATTAGTGAAAAAGTTAACGATAAAAGTGAAGCTGCAAAAATACACGAAAACCTGGGCAGCATATATGAAGACCTGGAACATTACGATTCTGCTTATGTGCATTTTAAACAGTCGTTAAATCTCTATCAGGAAGATCATAATAATTTGGGAAGTATTGAGGTAATTAATAATCTAGGTGATATCCTGCGTAAAACCGGCCGGTATAAAGAAAGTATTGAGCAAACTGAAACTGCCTTGAAACTGGCCCAAAAGATGGGTAATATTTATCAGTTGAGTTCCTGCTGCAGAGATTTGGGCAAAGCTTATGAACTGTTAAACAATATGGACAGCGCCTACCACTATGTAAAACTTGGGTATAAGTACACTATTGATCTGTATTCGGAAGATGGGGCCCGGCAGGTGGCCTTTTTACAGGTGCTTTACGATATTAATAAAAAATCTGAGGAGATTAATAAACTGAAAAACGACCGGAAGATGAACAGGATTATTGCTTTTTCTGCCACCATTGTGGTGATATTATTGGTTGTTTTGGGTTTTGTTATTTTCAGCAGGCAACGTTTAAAATTAAGAGATCAACAGATGCTGGCGAGGCAGAAGGCCATAGAGCACGGCATGACCAGTCTCGAGCTCAAAAATCTTCAACTTGAAGAACAAAATCTGAAACAATTGCTGGAGGTTAAAAGCAGGGAGCTATCTACCCATACTTTAAATCTGATTAAGCATAACCAATTTTTAGAAAATCTAAGAAGTACCTTACAAGCGATGGTGAAAGAGGATAAACGGGATCAGAAAAAGCAGATGAACCAGATTCTGGCCGAGATTAATCAGAGTTTTAACCATGAACGCAACTGGAAGGAATTTACGCTGGCTTTCGAACAAGTTCACCATCAATTTCTCGAAAGCCTAAAAAAATATAGCCATGAGCTTACCTCGGCCGATATGCGCCTGATTGCATTATTGAAAATGAATCTCGATTCAGCTGATATTGCAACTTTACTCGGTATATCTACCGATAGCTTAAGGGTATCGAGATATAGGCTAAGGAAAAAGCTGAATCTGGCACAAGGCGATAACTTATCAGCATTTATCCAGGCATTATAA
- a CDS encoding Lrp/AsnC family transcriptional regulator — protein sequence MIHGDLDQVDIEILKLLQHDAALTHKEISLKLHKSIATIHERIRRLKEQGYIKRIVAILDRKKINRNLIAFSHVLLKEHTAKTLIEFETEVSKFGEVMECLQMTGAHDFILRIATKDMDAYHEFLRNKLATLPNITTVQSYFVLSEPKSETAYPL from the coding sequence ATGATACACGGAGATTTAGATCAGGTTGACATCGAAATATTAAAATTGCTGCAGCATGATGCCGCATTGACCCATAAAGAGATATCTTTAAAGCTGCACAAGTCTATAGCAACCATACACGAACGCATCAGGAGATTAAAAGAACAAGGTTATATCAAAAGAATTGTGGCGATTCTTGATCGGAAAAAAATAAATAGAAACCTGATTGCTTTTTCACATGTATTACTGAAAGAGCATACTGCTAAAACCCTGATCGAATTCGAAACCGAAGTTTCTAAATTCGGGGAAGTAATGGAATGCCTTCAAATGACCGGGGCTCATGATTTTATTCTCCGTATTGCAACTAAAGATATGGATGCCTATCATGAATTTTTACGGAATAAACTGGCTACACTCCCCAATATTACAACCGTTCAGAGCTACTTTGTACTTTCAGAGCCAAAAAGTGAAACCGCTTATCCGCTGTAG
- a CDS encoding PLP-dependent cysteine synthase family protein, protein MNTLTANEMISTKQGKFEHLSLLVGNTPMLELTYTYQGSTGKIYVKCEHYNLTGSIKDRMALYTLKKAYAEGKIKAGDRIVEATSGNTGIAFAAIGKALGHPVTIIMPNWLSKERMDIIKSLGAEIILVSKEEGGFIGSIKLAEEMAANNPDIFLPKQFENIANPEAHEHTTGKEIWGQLQLKNLSPDAFVAGVGTGGTIMGVGNFLRKQNAEIKIHPLEPAESPTLTTGYKVGSHRIQGISDEFIPEIVKLSELDEVIQVNDGDAILMAQKLAEKLGLAVGISSGANVIGAIKQQQKMGIDSCVVTIFSDSNKKYLSTDLMKLEPVKTGYITPEVDFLDYQAFSRLH, encoded by the coding sequence ATGAATACCTTAACAGCAAATGAAATGATTTCTACAAAACAAGGGAAATTCGAACATTTATCGCTTCTGGTTGGTAATACACCAATGTTGGAGCTTACTTATACTTACCAGGGAAGTACAGGTAAAATTTATGTTAAATGTGAGCATTATAACCTAACAGGCAGTATTAAGGACAGGATGGCGCTTTACACCTTGAAAAAAGCTTATGCTGAAGGCAAAATCAAAGCCGGAGATCGTATTGTTGAGGCTACCAGCGGTAACACCGGCATTGCATTTGCAGCAATAGGCAAAGCCTTAGGTCATCCGGTAACCATCATTATGCCCAACTGGTTGAGCAAAGAGCGCATGGATATTATTAAAAGTTTAGGTGCTGAAATTATTCTGGTGAGCAAAGAAGAAGGTGGATTTATCGGTAGCATTAAACTTGCAGAAGAGATGGCTGCAAACAATCCGGATATCTTTTTACCAAAACAGTTCGAAAATATTGCCAATCCAGAAGCACACGAACATACCACAGGTAAGGAAATCTGGGGGCAATTGCAATTGAAAAATCTATCGCCCGATGCTTTTGTTGCCGGAGTAGGCACTGGAGGAACCATCATGGGCGTAGGTAATTTTTTAAGAAAGCAAAACGCTGAGATTAAAATACACCCACTTGAACCTGCAGAATCACCTACTTTAACTACGGGTTATAAAGTAGGCAGCCACAGAATCCAGGGCATTTCTGATGAGTTCATTCCAGAAATTGTTAAACTGAGCGAACTGGATGAGGTGATACAGGTAAATGATGGCGATGCCATACTAATGGCACAAAAACTAGCTGAGAAACTTGGTTTAGCGGTAGGCATATCATCAGGAGCCAATGTGATAGGTGCCATAAAACAACAGCAAAAAATGGGAATTGACAGCTGTGTAGTGACCATCTTTTCTGATAGCAACAAGAAATATTTAAGTACCGATCTCATGAAATTGGAACCAGTTAAAACAGGATACATTACCCCTGAAGTAGATTTTCTGGACTACCAGGCCTTTAGCAGATTACATTAA
- a CDS encoding protein-disulfide reductase DsbD domain-containing protein: MKKITFLFCTVCLISLSAYSQILKPVTWSYAAKKTGPNTATVFIKASVDQGWHLYSQFVKDGGPVRTTFTFPASGAYTLVGKTTEPKAITKFESTFKMDVSYFEKSVVFQQKVKLKGKTATVKGNVEFMVCDDKQCLPPEQVEFSIPVK; encoded by the coding sequence ATGAAAAAAATCACCTTTTTGTTCTGTACTGTATGCCTGATTAGCCTTAGTGCATATAGCCAAATTTTAAAACCCGTAACCTGGAGTTACGCCGCAAAAAAAACCGGCCCAAATACAGCTACTGTTTTCATCAAAGCTTCTGTAGATCAGGGCTGGCACCTCTATTCGCAATTTGTTAAAGATGGAGGTCCTGTTAGAACAACCTTTACTTTTCCTGCATCTGGCGCTTACACCCTGGTTGGAAAAACTACAGAACCAAAAGCGATAACCAAATTCGAATCTACTTTTAAAATGGATGTAAGCTACTTCGAAAAGTCGGTAGTTTTTCAACAAAAAGTGAAGCTAAAAGGCAAAACCGCAACCGTTAAAGGCAATGTAGAGTTTATGGTATGCGACGATAAACAATGTTTACCGCCAGAGCAGGTCGAATTTAGTATTCCTGTAAAATAA
- a CDS encoding protein-disulfide reductase DsbD: protein MISLKKICLGLLFVCAISLNGYAQDSSRTDDLTFTEIKPEAPDSTIKATDTVAKIAAAVPATVKQTVAPSKEEHKTLWGIFIAGFVGGLAALLMPCIFPMLPLTVSFFTKGSEKGKAFRRAALYGFFIILIYVVLGLLVTVIFGADALNSLSTNGIFNFFFFLLLVVFAASFLGAFEITLPSSWVNKMDANSDKGGIAGLFFMAGTLALVSFSCTGPIIGTLLVQAATTGALLGPAIGMFGFSLALAIPFALFALFPSAMNKLPKSGGWLNSVKVVLGFLELAFALKFLSNVDLAYHWEWFDREIFLSLWIVIFGMMGIYLLGKLKFSHDSPLAFISVPRLFLATVVLAFTIYLIPGMWGAPLRSISAFLPPQETQDFDLYTANLLAGKQTATNDGPHKYADKFHAPLKLNAYFDYDEGLAAAKKLNKPVLIDFTGHACVNCRKMEANVWPDKDVYKMISNDYVLIQLYVDDKTTLAPADVTVTPEGKKLSTIGKKWSDLQARKFQSNSQPFYVLLDPKTEALLAPPQGADYEIANYKKFLTSGLNAFH from the coding sequence ATGATATCCTTAAAAAAAATATGTCTCGGTTTGCTGTTCGTTTGTGCCATATCCTTAAATGGATATGCACAGGATAGCTCCAGAACCGACGACCTCACTTTTACAGAGATAAAGCCAGAAGCGCCTGATAGTACAATCAAAGCAACTGATACTGTTGCCAAAATAGCAGCTGCAGTACCCGCCACTGTTAAGCAAACTGTTGCACCATCAAAAGAAGAACACAAAACTTTGTGGGGGATTTTTATTGCTGGCTTTGTTGGCGGTTTAGCAGCCCTGTTGATGCCCTGCATCTTTCCCATGTTGCCCCTTACAGTAAGTTTTTTCACTAAAGGATCAGAAAAAGGGAAAGCCTTTCGGCGGGCAGCATTGTATGGTTTTTTCATTATCCTCATTTATGTGGTGCTTGGGCTTTTGGTTACCGTAATTTTTGGTGCCGATGCCTTAAACAGTCTATCAACCAACGGGATATTCAATTTCTTTTTCTTCTTATTACTTGTTGTTTTTGCAGCATCGTTTTTGGGCGCTTTTGAAATTACCCTACCCTCTTCATGGGTAAATAAAATGGATGCCAATTCAGACAAAGGCGGCATTGCAGGATTATTTTTCATGGCAGGAACACTGGCTTTAGTATCCTTCTCCTGCACCGGGCCCATTATAGGTACTTTATTGGTACAGGCAGCTACAACCGGCGCTTTGTTAGGGCCTGCAATTGGCATGTTTGGCTTTTCTTTGGCACTGGCCATTCCTTTTGCCTTATTTGCGCTATTTCCGTCTGCAATGAACAAACTACCAAAATCTGGTGGCTGGCTAAACAGTGTTAAGGTTGTACTTGGTTTTCTTGAACTTGCCTTTGCCCTAAAATTCCTAAGTAATGTAGACCTGGCCTACCATTGGGAATGGTTTGACCGCGAAATATTCTTAAGCCTTTGGATTGTTATTTTCGGGATGATGGGTATTTATCTTCTGGGTAAACTAAAGTTTTCACATGATAGTCCTTTGGCATTTATCTCAGTACCCAGGCTTTTTTTAGCTACTGTTGTACTGGCCTTTACTATTTACCTGATCCCGGGTATGTGGGGAGCACCATTAAGAAGCATTTCAGCGTTTCTTCCACCACAGGAAACACAGGATTTCGATCTGTATACAGCCAATTTATTAGCAGGAAAACAGACCGCAACAAATGATGGTCCGCATAAATACGCAGATAAATTTCATGCACCGTTAAAGCTCAATGCCTATTTCGATTATGATGAAGGTTTAGCTGCAGCTAAGAAACTGAATAAACCAGTACTAATTGATTTTACCGGCCATGCCTGCGTAAACTGCAGAAAAATGGAAGCCAATGTTTGGCCGGATAAAGACGTATATAAAATGATCAGTAATGATTATGTATTGATCCAGTTATATGTGGATGATAAAACAACACTTGCTCCGGCTGATGTAACGGTTACACCTGAAGGAAAAAAACTCAGCACCATTGGTAAAAAATGGAGCGACCTGCAAGCAAGGAAATTCCAGTCCAATTCGCAGCCTTTTTATGTACTGCTCGATCCAAAAACAGAAGCACTATTGGCACCACCACAAGGTGCCGATTACGAAATAGCCAATTATAAAAAATTCTTAACAAGTGGTTTAAACGCTTTCCACTAA